TCCCACTCAAGTCCCCACCCTCACATCATCATCTTCTTCGCCGGTCCCGTCTGGAAATCTTCAGCCCGTATCCCTGCCTGTTGTCCTTTTTGCAGTCTCCATCACTGGTCACGACCAGCCCCCTGAATCCATCGGCACTACCGGGGTTGTGTAGCTCCTTCAGCGGTCGATGCCCACGACCTGCAGCCACGGACTTCTGGGATTCGGGCTGCGTCCTCACCCTGCGCCCCTTTGGCATCACTGGACTTCTCCCTTCCTCTGACCTCCCTGTCAGCCTCCCTCACCACATTGTCACCCCAGTCATCCATCACCACGTCATCGCCTCAGTCCCTCGAGTCAGCGGCTCAGCGCCCATCTTCCAGGTCTGCGATGTAGCCATGGTCCATCAGCCACTCTGTTCCGCTGGTTCCTCCACCACTCACCATGGTTCCGCTGCCGTCGATCGGCTCCCAGTTGCCGGCAAGCCCGTCAGTCAAGGCTCCACCCTGGATCCTCCCTCCCTCAGCGCCACCATGGTGCCTGTGGCCAACATCTCCAGGGTTCAGTCCGTCTCCAGCTCCATGCCATCCACTAAGGCCTCTGCCCTCTTTTCTTGTGAACCCTTTTCTGTTACGTCACACCTTCTGGAGGGGGAGCTTAATGtcatgtttgttctgttgtctATCATGTTCTCATCAGTTGCCATGGTGTCTGATTATGCTAATCCTTGCCCAGCTGTTCCTATTTAGTTCCCTTATTTACTCCTGTGTATATATTCTCCTTGTTCAGTTCAGTCCCTGTCGGTTATTGTTTGTGTATGCTCTTACGCTTCTGCCTGCTTATATCATTAAACTTGGTTTATTGAGATTCAGCCTTCATCTGCATTCATCTTGTGACAATAAGCTAGTTGTTTATACACACTGTGGACAaacatctgtgttcaaacacatcttataaaagtgaattaaGCATAAAAGGTCCTCTTTAAAATACCTCACATCATTTTTCAACCAATTTATTGGAGAATTATTGTTAACAAAGGTCAATGATTTCCTGTGTAGTGTGCTTGAACAAGGCCAGATTTTGCCACAGTATATTTGCATATGTATTTACACAGCAGGTCCATAATACACAGCAGAAGAACCTTGAACACTGATGACAACTATTACCAGCAGCAATGATATGGTATAAGGACAacaacattaatttaaatgtttaaatcatTATATTTGAGATGCATTCACACATTAATTTGTCACATTACTATTTAGATGAACTGCTAAAAGTTGAAAGTCATAGCAAAGTATGCCACAATGTAAAAGCAGTTCAGTGGATTTTTTGTGAAGACTATGACATTAACCACATGACAAGCATTCCTCAGCTAACACAGCAGTCAGTATTCATGTGCTACATCTGTACTGAGAAAAGGTCTACAGTGGTGAGCACAAATAATGTTACAGAAGCTCAGACCACCTTAATAGAGGAAACAGATATTCAATAGAATAAGCATATAGTTTTGATACTTTGAAGTAAAATACAATGGGTTTTGCAAATTACACTGTGTGTGGGCCTCTCTCAAGGTAGTCACATGGGTTGATCTGTCATACAGTGACTTCTTAGTTAAATTTGTTTACTCTTACTGATGTCAGAAAAACATTAATGATGTGGAAAGTCAGAGGACAAATTACAatttttcttaatttatgttctgcaTGTATTATTGCTGCAGAGATGATCCTCCACTGAACCGTTCATTAAAggtgtgaaatactgtaaagaCAAGGCACAAATTTTCTACTTTGTTTGTAACTCTTTTCATtggcaaaatagagcaaaaacagtcaagattgacaatattgtgtctaaaaatgCTCAATTCATATAACCCACgtattgtttattgaactgttttataaaataaatatcacatttttCAATCATGCTGACATTTAAGAAAGCAGATATTGCTTGATATTGACAAACACTGCCAAAGTTTAGGGCAAAAACATCATTACCTGGCTGTCACTAATGAATGCATCTAATCACATCTACACACACttataaaatatcaaaacaaggTTAAATGTTTTACTGCTTTTTTTAGCCTTCAATTTAGTGTGGCATATCCAGAACAAAATAGGAGGAAAGAGAAGTCATCAAGGAAACAGGAGtattcatgtttaatactgGTTTTATTTATGCCATtacataataaattattatgatTGATtataaacatctttaaaatacTTCACATTAATATAGCtaattgcaatttaaataataaagacaTCTGATAACCACTGTGTTTACATCCACTTTACAAACTGAGACAATAGTTTAAACTATactattttctctttttcagttCAATacgataaataaaaaaataaataaacctaaATCAGCCTGTAAAAATATCCATGAGAGAGGATTCTGGCTTCAATATTTTAAGAGTTAAGATGTGTTTAACTGATATTTTAAACCagctgtaaaataaagcataGATAAGAGGATTCAGACCTGAGTTAATATACAAAGTccataataaaaatgtgattGTGGTGAAAGAGTTTACTGTGGTCCCCGTTAAAGACAAGATATAGTATGGAATAAGGCACAGCAGATAAACTGTCACAATGATTCCTAATGTCAGAGCAGCTTTTCTCTCAGATTTCCTTCTCACTGAACCTTCCTTTACACATTTACCACTCTTCATCATGGAGTTTATAACCTTCACCTGTTGAttaacaacataaaatattCTCAAATATGCAGTGATCATCACACTACAAGGCAACAGGAAGGAATATATTGCATCAATGACTCTGCAGGTAAAACTAACTGTTAAGGTACACGCTCCGTAACACTCATCTGTTCTGTTTGAAGGGTCAAAATATTTGTTGCTGATTACAATGACAGTGTTGTAGGCTGAGGAGAAAAACCAACACAGACAGATACTTACTAAAGTTTTAGTCATTGTTATTTTCTGTGGGTACAGTAAAGGGTGACACACAGCCACATAACGATCAACAGCAATTAAAACTAAATTGCTAAGAGATATTGAGCTTAGCACTCCCATAATTATCATAAACAGTCCACAGAAAGTGTCTCCAAAGTACCAGCATGTCTCAATCAGCTTTATGGCATCCACAGGCATCACAATAAGTC
This genomic stretch from Megalobrama amblycephala isolate DHTTF-2021 linkage group LG2, ASM1881202v1, whole genome shotgun sequence harbors:
- the LOC125262956 gene encoding trace amine-associated receptor 13c-like, producing the protein MAYETEKHETQYCFPAINSSCIKGKRSRHEYNIMYVFFSLLSACTVFLNLLVIISISHFKKLHTPTNLIILSLAVADLLIGLIVMPVDAIKLIETCWYFGDTFCGLFMIIMGVLSSISLSNLVLIAVDRYVAVCHPLLYPQKITMTKTLVSICLCWFFSSAYNTVIVISNKYFDPSNRTDECYGACTLTVSFTCRVIDAIYSFLLPCSVMITAYLRIFYVVNQQVKVINSMMKSGKCVKEGSVRRKSERKAALTLGIIVTVYLLCLIPYYILSLTGTTVNSFTTITFLLWTLYINSGLNPLIYALFYSWFKISVKHILTLKILKPESSLMDIFTG